In Clostridium omnivorum, the DNA window CTGAGTTATTCAGTTAGGTTTTTATTATGAATTTTATTAGTCCTATTTGGAAAAACTATATAGGAGAAGTATGTTTAAAATAATAGTTTTTACATGCTGATCATTAAAAAATAAATAGGAGTGACTCAAATGGACAAAAATCACAAGAAAAAACATGAAAGTAAGGAACGGGACGAGGTAAAGCAAAATAGAGATGAGGACTATAATGTTCTTAATCCTGTAATGGGAAGCAAGATGCCCATGAGATGTTTGCTTAATAAATACTTTATATAAAGCTTAGCTGTAAGGGAGAAAAGTATATCTTACTAGAGTTAAAAATATGCAATGTTATAAAAGTGTAATTGTTAAACCAGTATATGTGGCTAAATAATTACACTTATTTTATTTAATAATTAAGTGGGTAGTTGGTATGGCGAGGTAATATAGTATGCTTTTATTAAATTTTAGTTAAAAAAAGGATTTTATATTATAAAATAGAATTTCATATATAAAATAAGAATAAGGAGAGTGATATCTATGGAAGAACCAAAAATTAGTCAAAAATCACCAATACCAGTTGAACTTAAAGAAGGAGAAACATATTATTGGTGTTCTTGTGGTAGGAGTGGTAAACAACCATTTTGCGATGGATCTCACAAAGGAACATCTTTTAAGCCATTAGCTTTTACAGCTGAAAAAGATGGAACTGCTTATTTATGTGCTTGTAAGCATACAAAAAATCCACCATATTGTGATGGAACACATAAAAATCTTTAATGCAATATTTTTGGAGCTCTTAACAGAGCTCCTTTTTTACATTTCTTTTAGAATTCAAAAATGTAAGTGCAAATTTCAAGAAAATTTAAATTAATAATAAAAAACATATCTAGAAATGTAAGGAACAGTACGATAATGTAATTATAATATATATTTGTTAACATTAATAATTGATTAAGAGGTGAAGTTGGATGGAAGACCACAAAAAATTAATATCAATCAAGGATATAAAAGAGGGAATGATAGCTGCTGCAGATATTTATGACAGAAACAATATATTACTAGCAAAAGGTCAACCAATTACTGAGCCGGTTATAGCTACACTTAAACAGTCTTATGTGGTAACTAGCGTTGAAGTATATGTAGGAAGTGATTTGCCTGAAAAGAAATTAAATGATACGTTATCGTTTAACTTAAAAACCATAGATGAACTTGAGGATATTTTAAATAGTTTCTCTGTTGATTTAGAGGAAACATTTGAAAGTATATCAGACGTGAAGCAAACTGATATAGAAGAGTTGAGAGCTTTTACGAGAAATATTCGAGATAAATTTACTGCAACAGATGCAATTCTTAGAAATATTGCTTTTAACAGAAGCACAGAGGAAAACTTTTATAGACATAGTACAAACGTGGCTGCTATTAGCTTTATACTTGGAAAGTGGCTGGGGATTGCTGGGAAGGAACTAAATTTTTTGATTTACTCTGCAGTGCTTCATGATTTTGGTAAAACAAAACTAGATAAAGATATTGTAGAAAAGAGTACCAAGCTAACTTCTAATGAATATAAGATATTTAAGACACATCCTATTATTGGTTATGAATTTATAAAAAAGTTTCCGTATTTAGATCCTTCCGTGGGCTATGGAATTCTGATGCATCATGAACGTATGGATGGATCTGGATATCCGCTAGGTCTTAAGGGTGATGAGATACACAAATTTGCGAAAATAATTGCAATTGCAGATTTATTTGATGAAATTAGTTCAGGAACATACTCAAAAGAAGTTAGAGGACCTTTTGAAGTGCTTAATATAATCAGGGAAGAAAGTGTAAAAAAACTTGACTATAAATACTGCGATATGTTTTTAAGGCACATGATAAATTTCTATATTGGAGAAGAGGTAATTCTAAGCGATAAGCGAGTATGCAAGGTTGTTAAAGTGAATATGGATAATCTACTAAATCCTATATTGCTTCAAGGTAATGTGTTGATTGATTTAAGTAATGAAAAGGACATATATGTTGAAAGCTTTTTTAACGGGGTTAAAAATGAATAGTGCTATAGAAGAACCTTGAAAAACCAAGGTTCTTTTTTGAGTCTTGATTTATATATTGTTAATGCAGAAAATCATAAATGCATGATATATTAAGTAAAAAAATGCTATGGTATAATATGGATATAACCAATGTAACATGCAATGCAACTAAGGTGTTACATTTAGAAATTCAAAGTTGGTGGAGATTTAACTTGCTAAGAATTATTATAAAGTTGTATTAAGTAACGGAGGTGCTATATGAGTTTAGGAAGAAAAATAGCAGATGCTAGGAAGGAAAAAAATTTAACGCAAGAACAGCTAGCTGAGCTAATGTCAGTAACTAGACAGTCAATTTCAAGGTGGGAATCGGATCAGTCGTATCCGGAGATGGATAAGATAGTTTATCTGGCAGAAATATTGGGTGTAAGCTGTGATTATCTACTGAATGATAATTGTGATAAAGTGGAAGTGAAAAAAGAAAACAGCAGCGCAGTAACCCGTCTTTTATACGGTTCAAAAGGAAAAAAGGTTAAGTTAAGTTTTTATAATGATGCCATTGATTATGACCTTTTAAATATTACTTGTGTAATTGAAGATTTTGATGGGCAGTGGATTAATGTTCAATATACCAAGGGCAAGAAAACGGAAACAAAATTACTGCCTATTTCCTCAATACTTTCTATAAAGTATGTGAAGGAGGAAAAATAGTATATGGAATCAATAGGTTATATCTTTGGAATAGCTGCACTGATTTGGTGTGTAAGCTTATCATCAGAAGTTGCTAAGCTTAAGCGTATGATTAAAGAATGTGGTATAAGTAATTCTGAAAAAGCATCTTTAAGAGGTATTTTAGGAAAGAATATAGGCAGGCTTGGAAAAATTAAATTTGAAAGTGATGCTGAAGATTACGAGATATTATCAAAGTATTGTCTGCTTGAAGATATTGATGAAGATTGGTTATTGGTGAAAATAGAAAAATCCGAAATTGAAAAGCTAATAAGAATAGAATCAATAAAAGGTATTCAATTTAAATAATTCTAGATTTGTAATGAGAGAATAATTGGTATTGTCTCAAAATATTAAGCTCATATTTATATGGGCTTTTTTTATACAAAGAAATAATATTTAATTTAGCCTACTGATAACAACTTCCACTTGAAGCTATAGTGCAAGTGATATTAAAAGGCAAATGAAACAAAATCCCTTTATCAAATGATAATAATTACAATTGATAACTAATAGGTTAAATCGTTGGAAATAATATAATTTGGAAATATTTTATTATCATTTGATAACAAAATGGAAACTGCTGCATATACTATAAATATATCCGGATGAATAAAAAAATAATAAAGAGGTAAAAGGGATGGAGTGTGAAAATTTAAAAGGCTTAACTACTGATGAGGTTAAGGAGCTTCAGAAAAGGTATGGTTTAAATGAGTTTGTTAAAAATGAAAAGCCTAATCCAATTAAAAAGTTTTTGGGGGTTTTTAAGGAACCTATGTTTTTGCTTCTAGTAGGAGCAGCTTTACTATATTTTATTTTGGGAGAGCCAAGAGAAGCAGGCATACTGCTTATATTTGTAGTGTTCGTAGCTACAATAACCTTTGTTCAGGAATGGAAAACAGAAAAGACTATGAATGCTTTAAAGGAACTGACCTCGCCACATGTAACAGTTTTGCGTGATGGAAAGAAAGAGGTTATAAAGAGCTTTGAGCTTGTACCAGGAGATATAGTGTTTATATCTGAGGGTGAGAGAATACCTGCAGACTGTATAGTTATAGAGACTTCTAACTTTTCAGTGGATGAATCAGTGCTTACTGGTGAATCAGAGCACGTGTTTAAATATGCAGCTAAAGCAGAGGATGAAAGTAAAGGGGACTATTGGAGAACAGATATGCTTTATGCTGGAACCCTATCTGTTTTTGGAACCTGTACAGCAAAGGTTTCAGCTACAGGCTTCAGCACTGAATATGGCAAGATAAGCAAGGCCATCAGTGAGACTAAGGAAGAGCTGACACCACTCCAAAAGAAAACTCAGCATTTAGTAAAGATATTAGCTATTGCTGGGCTAGTACTCTGCATTATGGTAATAGCTTTAACTTATGTTTATAACCATGACATAATACAAAGTATTTTGTCTGGCATAACCTTAGCTATGGCTATTATTCCAGAGGAGTTTCCTGTAGTTTTAACTGTGTTTTTATCTTTAGGAGCTTTTAGATTAGCTAAGAATAATACACTAATGAGAAAGGTTTCAGCAGTGGAAACCTTGGGCGCAGCTACAGTTTTAGGAGTAGACAAAACAGGAACCATAACAAAAAATTTAATGGAAGTAAGAAAGATTTTTGAAGCAGGTAAGCTAAGTGACTCAAAGAGCTTTAGCTCAGAGAAGCTAGCAGAGCTTATGATTATGTCCTGTGAAAAAGATCCTTATGATCCTATGGAAAAAGCCATTGTAGATTGTACCAGCGGTGTAATAGCGGATAGACATAAAATATACAACCTAGATATAGCTCATAAAATAGCTTTTGATTCAAAGACAAAGAGAATGGCTAATATATATACTTTGGAAAATGGCTATTATGTGGCAGCTAAGGGTTCTCCAGAAACTATCCTGCCCCTTTGCAAGCTTCGGGAAGCAGAATTTAATAGAGTTCAAGCTGTTATAGATAATTTAGCTTCTAGGGGGCTACGGGTTCTTGCCTTTGCAGAGGATTACTCAGATGGGCTTTATGAAAATCTAGAAGAATATAGCCTGAGCTTTAAAGGACTCGTAGGGCTTCAAGATCCTCCAAAGGAAGGTGTAGAAGAGGCTATAGAGCTCTGTAGAAAAGCAGGTATAAGAGTAGTTATGATAACGGGAGATTATAGTAAAACAGCAATGGCCATAGGCAATGAAATAGGTCTTCAATTTAAAGATTTAGTTATAACTGGTGAAGATATTGATAATATGTCAGAGGAAGAACTCAAGGCTGCAGTTAAACACTGCGATATATTTTCAAGAGTTATTCCAGAACATAAGATGAAAATTGTTAAGGCATTAAAGGCTAATGGTGAAATAGTTGCTATGACAGGGGATGGAGTTAATGATGCTCCTGCACTAAAGAACGCTGACATAGGTATTGCTATGGGAAAGCGCGGTACAGAAGTAGCAAAGGAAGCTGCGCATATGATATTGATGGATGATAACTTTACTACCATAGTTAGGTCAGTGAAGGATGGCAGGAGAATTTTTGATAATATAAGAAAGGCTATGGTTTATATAATGGTTATCCATATTCCTATAATGGCCTTAGCGTTATTTTCTCCATTATTTAATCTTCCGCAGATTCTTTTGCCAGTTCACATAGTTCTACTAGAACTAATAATAGACCCAACTTGCTCCATAGTGTTTGAAGGTGAAGAAGCAGAGCCTTATATAATGGATCAGCCTCCAAGGTCACCTAATGAGCCACTTCTTACTAAGGTTATGGCTGTAAAAGTAATTTTGCAGGGGCTAGTTATGTTTGCAGCGGCCTTTGTACCTTTCCACTACTTAGTTGACAGTGGAATTTCAGTAGAAATAGCTAGAAGCTTTTCGCTAATGACACTAATTGTATCTAATGTAGTGCTGGTGCTTGTAAATAGATCAAATACTCAATATTTATATAAAGTATTTAAGGAGCCAACAAATAAAGCCAGACTATATATAAATAGTTTAGCTTTGGTTATGATATTTGCCATAGTCTACATTCCTGGACTGCAGTCTATATTCAAGACTGCAGCAATGGAACCGGCTATGCTTTTGGTATCGCTATTACTAGGCGTTATAGCTACAGGCTGGTGGGAAGTAGTTAAGCTGTTTTCAGCAAAAACAGAGATTGAAGAAGCAGTAGTTAAATTAGAAGATAAATATGATACAAATTAACTGTAAGGTGTTTCCACTTTAAAGTTGGATATAAGCTTAAGCTTTTGAACTTTTGTTAACTGCTTTATAGCGTAT includes these proteins:
- a CDS encoding HD-GYP domain-containing protein, with protein sequence MEDHKKLISIKDIKEGMIAAADIYDRNNILLAKGQPITEPVIATLKQSYVVTSVEVYVGSDLPEKKLNDTLSFNLKTIDELEDILNSFSVDLEETFESISDVKQTDIEELRAFTRNIRDKFTATDAILRNIAFNRSTEENFYRHSTNVAAISFILGKWLGIAGKELNFLIYSAVLHDFGKTKLDKDIVEKSTKLTSNEYKIFKTHPIIGYEFIKKFPYLDPSVGYGILMHHERMDGSGYPLGLKGDEIHKFAKIIAIADLFDEISSGTYSKEVRGPFEVLNIIREESVKKLDYKYCDMFLRHMINFYIGEEVILSDKRVCKVVKVNMDNLLNPILLQGNVLIDLSNEKDIYVESFFNGVKNE
- a CDS encoding CDGSH iron-sulfur domain-containing protein → MEEPKISQKSPIPVELKEGETYYWCSCGRSGKQPFCDGSHKGTSFKPLAFTAEKDGTAYLCACKHTKNPPYCDGTHKNL
- a CDS encoding cation-translocating P-type ATPase gives rise to the protein MECENLKGLTTDEVKELQKRYGLNEFVKNEKPNPIKKFLGVFKEPMFLLLVGAALLYFILGEPREAGILLIFVVFVATITFVQEWKTEKTMNALKELTSPHVTVLRDGKKEVIKSFELVPGDIVFISEGERIPADCIVIETSNFSVDESVLTGESEHVFKYAAKAEDESKGDYWRTDMLYAGTLSVFGTCTAKVSATGFSTEYGKISKAISETKEELTPLQKKTQHLVKILAIAGLVLCIMVIALTYVYNHDIIQSILSGITLAMAIIPEEFPVVLTVFLSLGAFRLAKNNTLMRKVSAVETLGAATVLGVDKTGTITKNLMEVRKIFEAGKLSDSKSFSSEKLAELMIMSCEKDPYDPMEKAIVDCTSGVIADRHKIYNLDIAHKIAFDSKTKRMANIYTLENGYYVAAKGSPETILPLCKLREAEFNRVQAVIDNLASRGLRVLAFAEDYSDGLYENLEEYSLSFKGLVGLQDPPKEGVEEAIELCRKAGIRVVMITGDYSKTAMAIGNEIGLQFKDLVITGEDIDNMSEEELKAAVKHCDIFSRVIPEHKMKIVKALKANGEIVAMTGDGVNDAPALKNADIGIAMGKRGTEVAKEAAHMILMDDNFTTIVRSVKDGRRIFDNIRKAMVYIMVIHIPIMALALFSPLFNLPQILLPVHIVLLELIIDPTCSIVFEGEEAEPYIMDQPPRSPNEPLLTKVMAVKVILQGLVMFAAAFVPFHYLVDSGISVEIARSFSLMTLIVSNVVLVLVNRSNTQYLYKVFKEPTNKARLYINSLALVMIFAIVYIPGLQSIFKTAAMEPAMLLVSLLLGVIATGWWEVVKLFSAKTEIEEAVVKLEDKYDTN
- a CDS encoding helix-turn-helix domain-containing protein, with product MSLGRKIADARKEKNLTQEQLAELMSVTRQSISRWESDQSYPEMDKIVYLAEILGVSCDYLLNDNCDKVEVKKENSSAVTRLLYGSKGKKVKLSFYNDAIDYDLLNITCVIEDFDGQWINVQYTKGKKTETKLLPISSILSIKYVKEEK